A portion of the Celeribacter baekdonensis genome contains these proteins:
- a CDS encoding FtsB family cell division protein codes for MAHPRKRPSLAVLLYTGVIVTLGGYFTFASVQGEYGLFRRLQIEAELSDLQTVSGQLDADLAVMRNKTMRLSDSYLDLDLLDEQARDILGYLRSDEIVIR; via the coding sequence ATGGCTCATCCGCGCAAACGTCCGTCGCTGGCCGTACTTTTGTACACTGGCGTGATTGTCACCTTGGGTGGCTATTTCACTTTTGCCTCCGTGCAGGGTGAATACGGGCTCTTTCGCCGCCTGCAAATCGAGGCTGAATTGTCGGATTTGCAGACGGTGAGCGGCCAACTTGACGCCGATCTGGCGGTGATGCGCAATAAAACGATGCGCCTGTCAGACAGCTATCTTGATCTTGACCTTCTGGACGAACAGGCCCGCGATATTTTGGGCTATCTGCGTTCGGATGAGATCGTCATTCGCTAA
- a CDS encoding lytic transglycosylase encodes MKTTFPTRLTRRSKLGFAALLLGALMACSGGGTPPRDPENACSIFKERPHYRQALKASERKWGVAIPVQMALIYQESTFRATARPPKRYALGIIPKGRASSARGYAQALDGTWDEYRDGPGRAGASRSNIRDAADFIGWYVSGNNSALGISNSDARNSYLAYHEGRTGYRRGTHLSKSWLLSTADAVAVRAARYEAQLISCR; translated from the coding sequence ATGAAAACCACGTTTCCGACCCGACTGACGCGCCGCTCCAAATTGGGATTTGCGGCCCTTTTGCTTGGCGCACTCATGGCGTGCAGCGGCGGAGGCACTCCACCACGCGACCCCGAAAACGCCTGTTCGATTTTCAAAGAACGGCCGCATTATCGGCAGGCACTCAAAGCGTCAGAACGCAAATGGGGCGTCGCAATTCCGGTGCAAATGGCGTTGATTTATCAAGAATCCACCTTTCGCGCGACGGCCCGCCCGCCCAAGCGCTATGCCCTTGGTATCATCCCCAAAGGCCGCGCCAGCTCGGCACGCGGCTATGCGCAGGCGCTCGACGGAACATGGGACGAGTATCGCGATGGACCGGGGCGCGCGGGCGCAAGCCGGAGCAACATCCGAGACGCCGCCGATTTCATCGGTTGGTATGTCAGCGGCAACAACTCCGCCCTTGGCATTTCAAACAGCGACGCCCGCAACAGCTATCTGGCCTATCACGAAGGCCGAACGGGCTACCGTCGCGGCACTCACCTGAGCAAATCCTGGCTTTTGAGTACTGCCGACGCGGTCGCTGTGCGCGCAGCGCGCTATGAGGCACAGCTTATAAGCTGTCGCTAA
- a CDS encoding Fur family transcriptional regulator: protein MSTTILSRCEAKGLRLTEQRRVIVSVLEEAQDHPDVEELHRRAAAKDQGISLATVYRTVKLFEERGILEKLAFGDGRARYEAADRAHHDHLIDIETGQVIEFVDPEIEALQKQIADRLGYDLKGHRFELYGVRKKP, encoded by the coding sequence ATGTCCACCACGATCCTATCTCGTTGCGAGGCCAAGGGGCTGCGCCTGACCGAACAGCGTCGCGTGATTGTCTCTGTGCTCGAAGAAGCGCAGGATCATCCCGATGTCGAAGAATTGCATCGGCGCGCCGCCGCCAAGGATCAGGGCATTTCGCTGGCCACGGTATACCGCACGGTGAAATTGTTTGAAGAGCGCGGAATTTTGGAAAAGCTGGCCTTTGGTGATGGTCGTGCCCGTTATGAGGCCGCAGATCGCGCCCATCACGATCACCTGATCGACATCGAAACCGGCCAAGTGATCGAATTTGTCGACCCAGAAATCGAGGCCCTTCAAAAACAGATCGCAGATCGGCTGGGCTATGATCTTAAGGGCCATCGCTTTGAACTTTATGGTGTGCGCAAAAAGCCCTGA
- a CDS encoding peptidylprolyl isomerase, which translates to MFKSALTALAICVAAPSFATGLDITVEGEANGVVHIDLFDDVAPGHVAQITALANEGAYDNVVFHRVIDGFMAQTGDVEFGKMDKDGFSMQMAGRGGSHFDDLKAEFSDKSFDTGVVGMARSQNPNSANAQFFIMFAPAPHLDGQYTVVGQVTQGMDVVNAIKRGTGPNGAVIGAPDVMKSVKVTD; encoded by the coding sequence ATGTTTAAATCCGCTCTGACAGCTCTGGCCATTTGCGTGGCCGCGCCGAGCTTTGCGACGGGTCTCGACATCACGGTTGAAGGCGAGGCCAATGGCGTGGTTCATATCGACCTGTTCGACGATGTGGCCCCCGGTCATGTCGCTCAAATCACCGCTCTGGCCAATGAAGGTGCCTATGACAATGTGGTGTTTCACCGCGTGATCGACGGTTTCATGGCGCAGACCGGAGATGTCGAATTTGGCAAAATGGACAAAGACGGCTTTTCTATGCAGATGGCCGGACGTGGCGGGTCGCATTTTGATGATTTGAAAGCCGAGTTTTCCGACAAAAGCTTTGACACCGGCGTCGTCGGCATGGCGCGGTCGCAAAACCCGAACAGCGCCAATGCCCAGTTCTTCATCATGTTTGCTCCCGCGCCGCATCTTGATGGTCAATACACGGTGGTTGGTCAGGTGACCCAAGGGATGGATGTGGTCAACGCGATCAAGCGCGGCACAGGTCCAAACGGGGCCGTGATCGGCGCACCGGATGTGATGAAATCGGTCAAAGTCACCGATTGA
- a CDS encoding fructose bisphosphate aldolase, with amino-acid sequence MSIEQMTAKMSEGQGFIAALDQSGGSTPKALKLYGVEESDYNGEAEMFDAVHAMRSRIMQSPAFTGEKVIGAILFEMTMDRDVAGKPTSHYLWEEKGVVPFLKIDKGLESEENGVQLMKPMPGLDDLLARAFKLGVFGTKERSVINAANPAGIKAVVAQQFEIGEQVIAAGLMPILEPEVTITIADKAEAEAILRDEILAHLDALDESKKVMLKLSLPTVANFYKPLVDHPRVLKVVALSGGYSRDDANAILSQNTGMIASFSRALSEGLNAKQSDAEFDAMLQVAVDSIHAASIAG; translated from the coding sequence ATGTCTATTGAACAAATGACCGCCAAGATGAGCGAAGGCCAAGGCTTTATTGCAGCACTGGACCAATCGGGTGGCTCGACACCCAAGGCGCTGAAACTCTATGGCGTTGAGGAAAGCGATTATAACGGCGAAGCGGAAATGTTTGACGCGGTGCATGCGATGCGGTCGCGGATCATGCAATCTCCGGCGTTTACCGGCGAAAAAGTGATCGGTGCGATCCTGTTTGAAATGACGATGGACCGCGATGTGGCGGGCAAACCGACCTCGCATTACCTTTGGGAAGAAAAGGGCGTTGTGCCGTTTTTGAAAATCGACAAAGGGCTTGAGTCCGAGGAAAATGGCGTTCAATTGATGAAGCCGATGCCGGGTCTGGACGACCTTTTGGCGCGCGCGTTCAAATTGGGCGTGTTTGGCACCAAAGAGCGCTCAGTGATCAATGCCGCCAACCCGGCTGGGATCAAAGCGGTTGTGGCGCAGCAATTTGAGATCGGCGAGCAAGTGATTGCCGCGGGTCTGATGCCAATCCTTGAGCCAGAAGTGACCATCACCATTGCGGATAAGGCCGAGGCCGAAGCGATCCTGCGTGACGAAATTCTGGCCCATCTCGACGCTTTGGATGAGAGCAAAAAGGTGATGTTGAAGCTGTCGCTGCCCACCGTGGCGAATTTCTACAAACCGCTGGTCGATCACCCGCGTGTTTTGAAGGTTGTGGCCCTCTCAGGCGGCTATTCCCGCGATGACGCCAACGCCATCCTGAGCCAAAACACCGGCATGATCGCGTCCTTCTCGCGCGCTCTGTCCGAAGGCTTGAACGCCAAACAAAGCGACGCGGAGTTTGACGCCATGCTGCAGGTAGCCGTGGACAGCATCCACGCCGCCTCCATCGCCGGCTGA
- a CDS encoding DMT family transporter, translating to MNNLNAILLVVAAMASFTVEDMFIKRLSETLPVGEILALIAIGSCLAFGLIARIKGNVIFARRNWRPMVLARAGTEAFAALSFATALSLVDISTVGAVFQSMPLVVTMGAALFLNESVGWRRWMAIVIGFIGVLMIIRPGLSGFEPEALWVLVAVLSVAIRDLMTRVMDAAVPSNVVSFQAYLTVAVASIAMLALTPGTPPVRPDTPEALMVLAGIVFGTIGYACIVAGMRLGDASAVTPFRYTRLVFTMLVGIVVFGERPDLMTYLGSTLIIASGLYAYLRERKLARLSVATLADEVQTHGF from the coding sequence ATGAACAATCTCAATGCCATCCTCCTCGTCGTCGCCGCTATGGCCAGTTTCACGGTCGAGGATATGTTTATCAAACGTCTCTCGGAGACCCTACCCGTGGGCGAGATTTTGGCGTTGATCGCGATTGGGAGCTGTCTGGCTTTTGGCCTCATTGCGCGGATCAAGGGCAATGTGATTTTTGCCCGACGCAATTGGCGGCCTATGGTTTTGGCCCGCGCCGGAACCGAAGCCTTTGCCGCGTTGTCCTTTGCCACAGCGTTGTCTTTGGTCGATATTTCCACCGTCGGTGCCGTGTTTCAATCCATGCCTTTGGTCGTGACCATGGGAGCGGCTTTGTTTTTGAATGAATCCGTCGGCTGGCGGCGCTGGATGGCGATTGTCATCGGCTTCATCGGAGTTTTGATGATCATCCGCCCCGGACTTTCCGGCTTTGAACCTGAGGCCTTGTGGGTGCTCGTGGCCGTCCTTTCCGTGGCGATCCGCGACCTGATGACCCGCGTTATGGACGCTGCGGTGCCCTCCAATGTGGTGTCGTTTCAGGCCTATCTGACGGTCGCCGTTGCATCCATCGCAATGCTTGCGCTCACCCCCGGCACGCCGCCGGTAAGGCCCGATACCCCTGAGGCGCTGATGGTCCTCGCCGGGATCGTGTTTGGCACCATTGGCTATGCCTGTATCGTGGCCGGGATGCGATTGGGCGATGCCTCCGCTGTCACCCCCTTTCGCTACACCCGTCTGGTGTTCACCATGTTGGTGGGGATCGTGGTGTTTGGCGAACGACCCGACCTGATGACCTACCTCGGCTCCACGCTGATCATCGCCTCCGGCCTCTACGCCTACCTGCGCGAACGCAAACTGGCGCGGCTGTCGGTGGCGACGCTGGCCGATGAGGTGCAAACACACGGGTTTTGA
- the tyrS gene encoding tyrosine--tRNA ligase has product MTYHPKSDFLRIIMERGFLADCTNLQELDDYLNKGMVTAYIGYDATASSLHVGHLLNIMLLRWFQKTGNQPITLMGGGTTKVGDPSFRADERPLLTSEQIDANIDRMQRVFARYLDYKDEGKAAPSSSEAVGHNNGALMRNNAEWLDQLNYLEFLRDIGRHFSVNRMLSFESVKSRLDREQSLSFLEFNYMILQAYDFLELNRRYGCLLQMGGSDQWGNIVNGIDLTRRVLDNEIFGLTTPLLTTSDGKKMGKSQGGAIWLNPDMLSPYEFWQFWRNTTDADTGRFLKLYTELPVEECDRLGALEGSDINAAKIILANEVTTLLHGAEAAAAAEATAREVFEKGGMGDDLPTLELSAEEIGDGISIVQLFVRSGLVGTGKEAKRLFADNGAKVNDTDHKDAGLLITAADLGTPLKLSAGKKRHALVTLKA; this is encoded by the coding sequence ATGACCTACCATCCTAAATCAGACTTTCTGCGTATCATCATGGAACGCGGGTTCCTGGCCGACTGCACCAACCTGCAAGAGCTGGACGATTATCTGAACAAAGGGATGGTCACCGCCTATATCGGCTATGACGCCACGGCGTCGTCCTTGCATGTCGGGCACCTGCTCAACATCATGTTGCTGCGCTGGTTCCAAAAGACCGGCAACCAACCGATCACCCTGATGGGCGGCGGCACCACCAAAGTGGGCGATCCCTCGTTTCGCGCCGATGAGCGGCCTTTGCTGACCTCTGAACAGATCGACGCCAATATCGACAGGATGCAGCGGGTGTTTGCACGCTACCTTGATTATAAGGACGAGGGGAAGGCCGCGCCCTCAAGTAGCGAAGCGGTAGGGCATAACAATGGCGCCTTGATGCGCAACAATGCCGAGTGGCTCGATCAGCTCAACTACCTTGAGTTCCTGCGCGACATCGGGCGGCATTTTTCGGTCAACCGGATGTTGTCGTTTGAGAGCGTGAAATCGCGTCTGGACCGGGAACAAAGCCTGTCCTTCCTCGAATTCAACTACATGATCCTTCAGGCCTATGATTTCCTGGAATTGAACCGCCGCTATGGCTGTTTGTTGCAGATGGGCGGATCGGATCAGTGGGGCAATATTGTCAACGGCATCGACCTGACCCGGCGCGTGCTGGACAATGAAATCTTTGGCCTGACCACACCGCTTTTGACCACGTCGGACGGTAAAAAGATGGGCAAATCCCAAGGCGGGGCGATTTGGTTGAACCCGGATATGTTGTCGCCCTATGAGTTCTGGCAATTCTGGCGCAACACCACGGATGCGGACACGGGACGGTTTTTGAAACTCTACACCGAATTGCCGGTGGAAGAATGTGATCGCCTTGGCGCGTTGGAAGGCTCTGACATCAACGCCGCGAAAATCATTTTGGCCAATGAGGTCACCACGCTTTTGCACGGCGCTGAGGCCGCAGCGGCGGCCGAGGCCACGGCACGCGAAGTGTTTGAAAAGGGCGGAATGGGCGATGACCTTCCGACTTTGGAACTGAGTGCAGAAGAGATTGGCGACGGGATTTCCATCGTGCAATTGTTTGTGCGCTCGGGGCTTGTGGGCACAGGCAAAGAGGCCAAACGCCTGTTTGCCGACAACGGTGCCAAGGTGAACGATACCGATCACAAGGACGCAGGTCTGTTGATCACCGCCGCCGATCTTGGCACGCCGCTGAAACTCTCTGCTGGCAAGAAACGCCACGCTTTGGTGACGTTGAAAGCCTGA
- a CDS encoding anhydro-N-acetylmuramic acid kinase yields MRGISKAEPIWVAGCMSGTSLDGVDVAMVLTDGVEIFAFGDSYFRPYSEPEQALFRAELGLWAASTELCELIETAHAEALSNLKGFDLIGFHGQTLAHDPDHGRTYQAGDGAVLAELFDVPVVWDFRSADVDMGGQGAPLAPFYHHALARHIGATSPVAFLNMGGVGNLTWVDPRIADPASPGALLAFDTGPANAPVNDLMRARRGMAYDANGAFAALGTPDMAIVTAGLELPYFYKMPPKSLDRNDFHGVIDAVSALSDADAVATLTAFAAAGVARAMDHCPTPPSALYVTGGGRHNTTLMTMLAAGVAGDLECPVLPVEVVGLDGDMLEAQAFAFLAMRVKRGLPTSCPATTGVRAAIGGGRVSKPSP; encoded by the coding sequence ATGCGCGGTATCAGTAAAGCAGAGCCAATCTGGGTGGCCGGATGTATGTCCGGCACCTCGTTGGATGGGGTCGATGTGGCCATGGTTCTGACCGATGGGGTGGAGATTTTCGCGTTTGGCGACAGTTATTTTCGCCCCTATAGCGAGCCGGAACAGGCGTTGTTTCGTGCCGAGTTGGGGCTTTGGGCCGCCTCGACGGAGCTGTGTGAGTTGATAGAGACCGCCCATGCTGAAGCCCTGTCCAATCTCAAAGGGTTTGATCTTATTGGCTTTCATGGTCAAACACTGGCCCATGACCCGGATCATGGCCGCACCTATCAAGCAGGCGATGGCGCGGTTTTGGCTGAGCTGTTCGACGTGCCTGTGGTTTGGGATTTTCGCAGTGCGGATGTGGACATGGGCGGGCAGGGCGCGCCGCTTGCGCCGTTTTACCATCATGCCTTAGCGCGCCACATTGGCGCGACATCCCCGGTGGCTTTTCTTAATATGGGTGGGGTTGGCAATCTCACTTGGGTCGATCCGCGCATCGCCGATCCTGCAAGCCCCGGCGCTTTGCTGGCCTTTGATACAGGTCCGGCCAATGCTCCGGTCAATGATCTGATGCGCGCACGACGCGGCATGGCCTATGATGCCAATGGCGCATTCGCCGCCTTGGGCACGCCTGATATGGCCATCGTGACGGCAGGGCTGGAGCTTCCGTATTTCTACAAAATGCCACCCAAGTCTCTGGATCGGAATGATTTTCATGGCGTCATTGATGCGGTTTCGGCGCTCTCAGACGCCGATGCTGTCGCCACTTTGACCGCATTCGCCGCCGCCGGTGTTGCGCGGGCAATGGATCATTGTCCAACCCCGCCGAGCGCGCTTTATGTCACCGGCGGAGGGCGGCACAACACGACTTTGATGACCATGCTCGCCGCCGGGGTTGCCGGTGATCTTGAGTGCCCGGTGCTTCCGGTCGAAGTGGTTGGTTTGGATGGGGATATGTTGGAGGCTCAGGCCTTTGCCTTTCTCGCCATGCGCGTCAAACGCGGTTTGCCGACCTCATGTCCCGCGACCACCGGGGTGCGCGCGGCGATCGGCGGCGGACGGGTGTCGAAGCCCAGCCCATAA
- a CDS encoding GNAT family N-acetyltransferase translates to MTHTSPLPASPLPDGLHPLPSGKLAAVVTYLEMSQRPAPRDVAVPEGVTLLAYEAADLAWYRGLYRAVGEDWLWFSRLYMEDAALAAILHHKDVEVYALRKDGRDLGLLELDFRDPDNTELAFFGLSKELIGTGAGRWMMERALDLAFKRPIRRLFVHTCTLDSPQAVGFYIRSGFVPYGRAIEVMDDPRMNGPVRGDAAGHIPKI, encoded by the coding sequence ATGACCCACACATCCCCTCTCCCCGCCTCGCCTCTTCCTGACGGCCTCCATCCCCTCCCCTCCGGCAAGCTGGCGGCGGTGGTAACGTATCTTGAGATGTCTCAACGCCCCGCGCCGCGCGATGTGGCGGTGCCTGAGGGCGTGACCTTGCTGGCCTATGAGGCGGCGGATTTGGCGTGGTATCGCGGGCTGTATCGCGCGGTTGGCGAGGATTGGTTGTGGTTCTCGCGGCTGTATATGGAGGATGCGGCGCTGGCGGCGATCCTGCATCACAAGGATGTCGAGGTCTATGCGTTGCGCAAAGATGGGCGGGACTTGGGGCTGTTGGAATTGGACTTCCGCGACCCGGACAACACGGAGCTTGCGTTTTTTGGCCTCTCGAAAGAGCTGATCGGCACGGGTGCGGGACGGTGGATGATGGAGCGGGCCTTGGATTTGGCGTTCAAGCGCCCGATCAGGCGGCTGTTCGTACACACCTGTACGCTTGATAGCCCGCAGGCGGTGGGATTTTATATCCGCTCAGGCTTTGTTCCCTACGGCCGCGCTATCGAAGTGATGGACGACCCGCGCATGAATGGGCCGGTGCGGGGCGATGCGGCCGGACATATTCCCAAGATTTGA
- a CDS encoding phosphoglycerate kinase, translated as MAWKTLDDMDLDGKVVLTRVDINVPFEAGHVTDATRIERIKPTIDDILAKGGKPVLMAHFGRPKGQVVPEMSLGLITDAVAKVLGVPVKFSSDCIGAPAKTAVAELGVGEVLLLENTRFHEGETKNDPQFAASLAALGDVYVNDAFSAAHRAHASTEALAKLLPCCAGRLMQAELSALEAALATPERPVVAVVGGAKVSTKLDLLGNLVRKVDYLIIGGGMANTFLAAEGVDVGKSLCEHDLAETALEIVKKADEAGCEIVLPIDVVVAREFKANAANEVVPVTECPSDAMIFDAGPSSVKRINEIIDEAKTLIMNGPLGVFELTPFHTGTFAMLAEIEAQTKAGKLISVAGGGDTVSAINMSGSADGFTYISTAGGAFLEWMEGKALPGVVALG; from the coding sequence ATGGCATGGAAAACCCTCGACGACATGGATTTGGACGGCAAAGTGGTGCTCACACGGGTGGACATCAACGTCCCCTTTGAGGCGGGCCATGTCACCGACGCCACCCGGATCGAACGGATCAAACCAACGATCGACGATATTTTGGCCAAAGGCGGCAAACCTGTGTTGATGGCGCATTTTGGTCGCCCCAAAGGTCAGGTTGTCCCCGAGATGAGCCTTGGGTTGATCACGGATGCCGTGGCGAAAGTCTTGGGTGTGCCGGTGAAATTTTCCAGCGACTGCATTGGCGCCCCGGCGAAAACGGCGGTGGCCGAGCTTGGTGTGGGTGAGGTGCTTTTGCTGGAAAACACCCGATTCCATGAGGGTGAGACCAAGAATGATCCGCAATTCGCCGCCTCCCTGGCCGCTTTGGGCGATGTCTATGTCAATGACGCCTTCTCGGCCGCACACCGCGCTCATGCCTCGACCGAAGCCTTGGCAAAACTTCTACCCTGCTGCGCTGGTCGGTTGATGCAGGCGGAACTTTCCGCGCTTGAGGCCGCTTTGGCCACGCCGGAGCGTCCGGTGGTGGCTGTGGTCGGTGGGGCGAAAGTGTCCACCAAACTGGATTTGTTGGGAAATCTCGTGCGCAAGGTCGATTATCTCATCATCGGCGGCGGCATGGCCAACACATTTCTGGCCGCAGAGGGCGTCGATGTTGGCAAATCCTTGTGCGAACATGATCTGGCGGAAACCGCGCTTGAGATCGTGAAAAAGGCCGATGAGGCGGGGTGTGAGATTGTGTTGCCCATCGACGTGGTCGTGGCGCGCGAATTCAAAGCGAATGCGGCCAATGAGGTCGTTCCGGTGACAGAATGTCCGAGCGATGCAATGATTTTTGATGCCGGGCCATCGTCGGTCAAACGCATCAACGAGATCATTGACGAGGCAAAAACATTGATCATGAATGGCCCGCTGGGCGTGTTTGAATTGACCCCATTCCACACCGGCACCTTCGCGATGTTGGCGGAAATCGAGGCGCAGACCAAAGCCGGCAAGCTGATTTCGGTGGCCGGTGGCGGCGACACGGTGTCGGCGATCAACATGTCGGGTTCTGCCGATGGGTTCACCTATATTTCAACCGCAGGCGGCGCGTTCCTTGAGTGGATGGAAGGCAAAGCGCTTCCGGGGGTTGTGGCACTCGGTTAA
- a CDS encoding DUF1097 domain-containing protein, translating into MNLINALAISIGVLASVATYLCLGTGLGLQVWALFIGWGAYYHTGGTASSIGKCAINHAWGAVVATAALFVVATVGGSVAVTSIIVGLSVVVLVLGAHLPALATIPAAVYGYAATAGFALLSGVAIGDLAASAQATVMVLVSMIIGTLFGFVSEKGAGLLTAKSGATEAA; encoded by the coding sequence ATGAATCTTATCAACGCTTTGGCGATTTCTATCGGCGTGCTGGCGTCTGTCGCCACATATCTCTGCCTTGGGACCGGATTGGGTCTACAAGTTTGGGCGCTCTTTATTGGCTGGGGTGCCTATTATCACACCGGGGGCACCGCCTCCTCCATCGGCAAATGTGCCATCAATCACGCTTGGGGCGCGGTTGTCGCAACGGCCGCCTTGTTTGTTGTGGCAACGGTTGGCGGGTCTGTCGCCGTGACCTCAATCATCGTCGGCCTGTCGGTTGTGGTGCTTGTGCTGGGCGCGCATCTTCCGGCCTTGGCGACCATCCCGGCGGCGGTTTACGGCTATGCGGCAACGGCGGGCTTTGCGCTTTTGTCCGGCGTGGCGATTGGCGATCTGGCCGCCTCCGCGCAGGCCACAGTGATGGTCCTGGTGTCGATGATCATCGGCACGTTGTTTGGCTTTGTCTCTGAAAAGGGTGCGGGCCTGTTGACCGCAAAATCTGGCGCGACAGAAGCCGCCTAA
- the eno gene encoding phosphopyruvate hydratase, translated as MSTIIDIIGREILDSRGNPTVEVDVILEDGTMGRAAVPSGASTGAHEANEKRDGDKSRYMGKGVLEAVAAVNGEILEALVGMDATEQEAIDAVMMELDGTPNKSRLGANAILGVSLACAKAAADYSALPLYRYIGGSSARILPVPMMNIINGGEHADNPIDIQEFMIMPVSAATIKEAIRMGSEVFHTLKKELSAAGYNTGIGDEGGFAPAINSAREALDFIMKSIEKAGYKPGEDIYLALDAASTEYYVDGKYEMKGEGKSLTSAENADYLAALCADYPIISIEDGMAEDDWAGWKLLTEKLGDSVQLVGDDLFVTNPVRLADGIAQGVANSMLVKVNQIGTLSETLKAVDMAHRARYTNVMSHRSGETEDATIADLAVATNCGQIKTGSLSRSDRMAKYNQLIRIEEQLGATAEYAGRSILKK; from the coding sequence ATGAGCACCATCATCGACATCATCGGCCGCGAAATTCTTGACAGCCGGGGCAACCCCACCGTCGAAGTCGACGTTATTCTGGAAGACGGCACCATGGGCCGCGCCGCTGTCCCGTCAGGGGCCTCGACCGGCGCGCATGAAGCCAATGAAAAACGCGACGGCGATAAATCCCGTTACATGGGCAAAGGCGTTTTGGAAGCTGTGGCTGCGGTCAATGGCGAGATTTTGGAAGCGCTCGTCGGTATGGATGCCACCGAGCAAGAAGCCATCGACGCGGTGATGATGGAACTCGACGGCACGCCGAACAAATCCCGCCTTGGCGCCAACGCCATTTTGGGCGTCTCTTTGGCCTGTGCCAAAGCCGCCGCCGATTACTCCGCCCTGCCGCTCTACCGTTACATCGGTGGGTCGTCCGCGCGCATCCTGCCGGTGCCGATGATGAACATCATCAACGGCGGCGAACATGCCGACAACCCGATCGACATTCAGGAATTCATGATCATGCCGGTCTCTGCCGCGACCATCAAAGAGGCCATCCGCATGGGCTCCGAAGTGTTCCACACGCTGAAAAAAGAGCTTTCCGCGGCGGGCTACAACACCGGGATCGGCGACGAGGGTGGCTTTGCGCCCGCCATCAACTCCGCCCGCGAAGCGCTTGATTTCATCATGAAATCCATTGAGAAAGCCGGCTACAAACCGGGCGAGGACATCTACCTCGCGCTGGACGCCGCCTCGACCGAATATTACGTCGATGGCAAATATGAAATGAAGGGCGAAGGCAAATCTTTGACCTCCGCCGAGAACGCCGATTACCTTGCCGCGCTTTGTGCCGATTACCCGATCATCTCGATCGAAGACGGCATGGCCGAGGACGATTGGGCCGGTTGGAAACTGTTGACCGAGAAACTGGGCGACAGCGTGCAACTCGTCGGTGACGATCTGTTCGTGACCAACCCGGTGCGCTTGGCCGACGGCATTGCGCAGGGCGTGGCCAACTCGATGCTGGTCAAAGTCAACCAGATCGGCACCCTGTCGGAAACCCTCAAAGCCGTCGATATGGCCCACCGCGCCCGCTACACCAACGTGATGTCGCACCGCTCCGGCGAAACCGAAGACGCCACCATCGCCGATCTGGCTGTGGCGACCAACTGTGGCCAAATCAAAACCGGCTCGCTGTCGCGGTCTGACCGGATGGCCAAATACAACCAGTTGATCCGCATCGAGGAACAATTGGGCGCAACGGCGGAATATGCCGGGCGGTCGATTTTGAAGAAGTAA
- a CDS encoding peptidylprolyl isomerase: MAEIKDPENTIILTLENGEVVIELMPEIAPKHCDRMKELARSGAYDGVVFHRVIDGFMAQTGDVQFGNKTKDYEPRRAGTGASDLPNVEAEFSGIPHDRGTIGAARAQNPNSANSQFFINFSDNHFLNRQYTVYGRVISGMDAVDKITRGEPPRDPDVMVSMKVAADV; this comes from the coding sequence ATGGCCGAAATTAAAGATCCCGAAAACACGATTATCCTGACGCTTGAAAATGGCGAAGTGGTCATCGAGCTGATGCCTGAAATCGCGCCGAAACATTGCGACCGGATGAAAGAACTGGCCCGTTCCGGTGCCTATGATGGCGTTGTGTTCCACCGCGTGATTGACGGATTCATGGCCCAAACCGGCGATGTGCAATTTGGCAACAAAACCAAAGACTACGAGCCGCGTCGCGCTGGCACGGGCGCGTCCGATCTGCCCAATGTTGAGGCCGAATTCTCCGGTATTCCGCATGATCGCGGCACCATCGGTGCAGCCCGCGCCCAAAACCCGAACTCTGCCAACTCGCAGTTTTTCATCAACTTTTCCGACAACCATTTCCTCAATCGCCAATACACGGTCTATGGTCGGGTGATTTCGGGCATGGACGCCGTGGATAAAATCACCCGTGGCGAGCCGCCGCGCGACCCCGATGTCATGGTCTCCATGAAGGTGGCCGCCGATGTTTAA